Sequence from the uncultured Flavobacterium sp. genome:
TACTTTCGGATCAATTAAACGCTGCTTCAATTGAAGATGTGATTTGTCATTCTGAAAAACTTACCGCACAGGAACATTTGGGTATTTACCAAAGAAGCTATATTGCTCGTTTACGAAATTGTATGTCACAGCAATTTAGTGCTTTAGAATATGCCTTAGGCGAGGATCTTTTTTGCGCTTTCGCCGATGATTATCTCGCTTCAAAGCCTTCACAGAATTATAACTTAGCCTATTTAGGAGCTCATTTTGCAGACTATCTTGAAAAGAACAGACCCGATGCTCATGAAAATATCAAAGAAGATTGGATTGATTTCATGATTGAACTCGCCCGATATGAATATGCCATTGGCGTTATTTTCGAAATGAAAGCCGAAGAAGATTACCAATTAGCCACAATAGATTCAGATGAAAACAAACTAAAACTTGTACCTATATGTGAGTTGTTTAAATTCAAATTTCCTGTTCGAAAATACTATTCTGATTTTAAAAATGAAAAACAACCCAATTTGCCTTCTGAAAGCGAAAGTTATTGTGTAGTTCTGCGACACAAATTTAAATTAGCTATTTATGATTTGCACAAAGAACAATTTGAGTTTTTGACTTATTTGAAAGAACAAAACAATATTGCTGAAGCCAAAGAACTCTTTAAAAACCAATACAAAGAAAATACACCTTCATTTGATGAAGTTTGGTACAGTTGGAAAGAATCCTGGATAACTGCTAATTTTTTCCGAGTTTAAGATAAAACACTAAAAATCATATATTCTACAATATAAAAACAGGTAGAATTACGCTTAAAATTCAAGATTTTAGTGCGTTAATTTATAGATAATTTCATTCCCAAAAACAATAACCCAATAACTAAACTACCTAATCATGGAAAACTATTTACACGGTTTACTCGACGAAGACAACGACGACATTATTAAAGACTACTTAAAATACATTGACGGGGGAATCCCATGTACGGATAAACCAAAAGACGTATTAATCATTGGTGCCGGAATGGCCGGAATGGTAGCCGCAGCTATGCTAAAAGAAGCCGGACATAATGTTACAATAGTCGAATCAAACACTCGTGTTGGTGGAAGAATCAAGACTTTCAGAAATTCTGAAAAGAAAAAATATTTTGAAGACGACACTGTTTATGGCGAAGCGGGTGCAATGCGTATCCCGACCATACACAAAATGGTGCTAAAATATATTGAAAAACTCGGACTCAAAACCGAGCCTTTTTATTATCTGTCTGTCGATAAGGAACAAGCAATCGCATATCAGGCAGGCTCAACTAAAAAGGAGCCGGATGTTACTAGAAATTCCCTTTTCTATGTTAACCGCAAACGTGTTGTACAGAATGAATATATCAAAAAAGATGTTAATGTAAACGAACTACTGGGCTTTGATCTGGGCGAAAGTGAAAACATGCGTGCCAGCGATTTAATGGACATTCTCATTAAACCGCTTAAGGCTTTTATTGCAGAAGATCCTGAGAAAAACTGGCCAATACTAATCGAGCGCTATGGAGAATATTCGATGCGTCGTTTCTTAAAAGAACATTCGATGTATTCAGAAAATGCTATCGAGATGATTGGAGTTATGCAAAATCTGGAGTCCAGAATGGCCTATGATTTTATCCAGAGTTTTATTGAGCAAAATATCATCAAGGATTCTACCACTTTTATGGAAATTGTTGGCGGAAGCGACTTGTTGCCAAATGCATTCTTCAAAGCTTATAATCTCGAAGAAAACACTTATTTTGACTGCAGAATGACCAAAATGAAGCTCGTTAACAACAAGGTAAAAATAGAAGTTGATATTGAAGTACAACGTGACTTTCAGTTTTATGAAGACGCAGGATTCAAAGCTTTAAAAACACCTGTTAGTGATCTGGAATTTGATGAAATAATTGTCACTATACCATTTTCTGCATTACGACATGTATATGTAACACCGCAATTCAAACAGGAAAAACGAAAAGCAATCCGAGAACTGCACTATGATTCTGCTACTAAAATATTGTTGGAATTTCGTGAAAAATGGTGGCAGGAAGCTCCTTATAATATTGTTGGCGGTGGTACGATTACTGATTTTTCAAACCGTTTTACCTATTATCCAAGTAATGATTTGGGAGCTAAAGGCCATGGTGTCGTATTGGCATCTTATTGCTGGTCTGACGAAGCAAGCCGTTGGGATTCTATGGATGATGACGACAGGTATTTTTATGCACTTAAAAATCTGGCGATCATGCACTCTGATGACCCGAAGGAACAACAGCGCATTATTGACCTTGCCGTAATTACCTCAAGCATCAAAGACTATAAAAAGAAAGGCGGAAGATTAGTTGGTGCGGCAACACAAAGCTGGATGCGCGACCCGTATGCTTATGGTGAAGCAGCAATATTTAATCCCGGACAGTTACAATTATTGCAGCAACATATAATCTCAACTGAATGGGAAGGAAAAGCACATTTTGCCGGAGAGCATACTTCGCTGAAACATGCCTGGATTGAAGGCGCAATTGAGTCCGGAATCCGTACTGCACTCGAAGTAAACGAAAATACTGGTAACCTGAATAACCCAATTTAAGATGTCACAGAAAAAAATATCCGTTGCAAAATACCTGCAAATACGTCTGGAACAATTAGGACTTACCCATTTATTTGGAATTGCAGGCAATTATACCGCGCCGTTTTTGAATACGATTCACGAAGACAAAAATGCAAAAATTAAAATCGTTAACGACACAAATGAAATAAACGCCGGACATTGCACTGATGCTTACGCGCGTCAAAACGGTTTCGCTGCAGTAGCGGTAACTTATGGTGTGGGAGCATTTACGCTGCTTAATTCGGTTGCGGGTTCTTATGTAGAACATTGTCCAGTACTTGTTATTAATGGAGCTCCAACCAATAAAGATCAGCAAAGAAGCCTCGTTCAGGGCATGCTTGCATCACACATGACAGGTGATATGTACAGCAACATCAATGTATTTCGAAATGTTACCGTTGCGGCAGAACAAGTTACAGGTTCATCAGATGCTCCTTATAAAATTGATTCAGTTTTAAATGCGTGTATCTTATATGGAAGACCGGTTTATCTTGAAGTTTTTGAAGATGTGTGGCGAATGGAATGCAATCCGCCTGACGCTCCATTAGTAGAAAGAGAATCCTCTAAATGTCAATCAAGTGCACGGATAGCTGCTAAAAGAGTAGCTGGATTGGCAAAAGGAAAAGAAATTATTTTTTGGGGCGGTATTGAAATCCAGCGTTATGGTATTCAAAAGGAATTCCTTGATCTGATCGAAACTACCGACACTGAATTTGTGACTTCTATACTTGGGAAATCAATCGTATCCGAAAACCATCCTAAGTTCAAAGGTATTTTTAATGGTAAGGCATCGCCAAAAGATGTCTATGACCAATTTTCAAAAGCCGGGCTAAAAATTGGTCTTGGCGTATGGACCACCGGCAAAAATCTGGGTGGTTTTGATGTCTGGCAAGAAAATACTGTACTTGCCAATCACAGCGGTGTAAGGATTGGTGCATCTTATGTGGCCAATGTATCGCTAAGGGATTTTATTATATTTCTTAAAGAAGAACTTACCAAAGTTAATTTTAGTGCTTACGAAATGTATGATGAAGAGAAGTTGCCTGAATCATTTTTCTTAGCTGATAACACAATGCTTAAAAAAGGGAAACCGGAGCTTACTTATGATTCATTTTTCAGCCGAATCAATAGTTTTATAGATGAGAGACATATCGTCGTTGCTGATGCGGGGTTTCCTTTATTGGGCGCTCAGGGTATTCGTATTGCAGAACCTAACGGATTCGTAGCACAGGCATCGTGGCTTTCGATAGGTTATTCTGTTCCTGCGGCAACCGGAATAAAATGTGCCAGACCTGATAAAAGAGCGGTAGTATTTGTTGGAGACGGAGCTTTTCAGGAAACTTGTCAGGCCATATCTACACAGAATAAACTGAAACACGACACTATAGTTTTTGTTTTGGATAATGGTATTTATGGAATTGAACAAATGCTTGTTAATCCAAATCCGTTTCGTGTTGAACACAAGGTAGAATATAGCGTTCCGGATTTAAACAGCGTTTATGATTATAACGAAAT
This genomic interval carries:
- a CDS encoding FAD-dependent oxidoreductase — encoded protein: MENYLHGLLDEDNDDIIKDYLKYIDGGIPCTDKPKDVLIIGAGMAGMVAAAMLKEAGHNVTIVESNTRVGGRIKTFRNSEKKKYFEDDTVYGEAGAMRIPTIHKMVLKYIEKLGLKTEPFYYLSVDKEQAIAYQAGSTKKEPDVTRNSLFYVNRKRVVQNEYIKKDVNVNELLGFDLGESENMRASDLMDILIKPLKAFIAEDPEKNWPILIERYGEYSMRRFLKEHSMYSENAIEMIGVMQNLESRMAYDFIQSFIEQNIIKDSTTFMEIVGGSDLLPNAFFKAYNLEENTYFDCRMTKMKLVNNKVKIEVDIEVQRDFQFYEDAGFKALKTPVSDLEFDEIIVTIPFSALRHVYVTPQFKQEKRKAIRELHYDSATKILLEFREKWWQEAPYNIVGGGTITDFSNRFTYYPSNDLGAKGHGVVLASYCWSDEASRWDSMDDDDRYFYALKNLAIMHSDDPKEQQRIIDLAVITSSIKDYKKKGGRLVGAATQSWMRDPYAYGEAAIFNPGQLQLLQQHIISTEWEGKAHFAGEHTSLKHAWIEGAIESGIRTALEVNENTGNLNNPI
- a CDS encoding thiamine pyrophosphate-binding protein; the encoded protein is MSQKKISVAKYLQIRLEQLGLTHLFGIAGNYTAPFLNTIHEDKNAKIKIVNDTNEINAGHCTDAYARQNGFAAVAVTYGVGAFTLLNSVAGSYVEHCPVLVINGAPTNKDQQRSLVQGMLASHMTGDMYSNINVFRNVTVAAEQVTGSSDAPYKIDSVLNACILYGRPVYLEVFEDVWRMECNPPDAPLVERESSKCQSSARIAAKRVAGLAKGKEIIFWGGIEIQRYGIQKEFLDLIETTDTEFVTSILGKSIVSENHPKFKGIFNGKASPKDVYDQFSKAGLKIGLGVWTTGKNLGGFDVWQENTVLANHSGVRIGASYVANVSLRDFIIFLKEELTKVNFSAYEMYDEEKLPESFFLADNTMLKKGKPELTYDSFFSRINSFIDERHIVVADAGFPLLGAQGIRIAEPNGFVAQASWLSIGYSVPAATGIKCARPDKRAVVFVGDGAFQETCQAISTQNKLKHDTIVFVLDNGIYGIEQMLVNPNPFRVEHKVEYSVPDLNSVYDYNEMHRWKYAKLVDVFGGKGFEVSTLDELEAVLNQLDNIKENTIIHVNIPKTSIPEAIAYKTEEPGEDEFLSEKWSLC
- a CDS encoding DNA-binding domain-containing protein translates to MQKTVKIPLRNFQHWMQQLLLDPYQQTSVNPSDLLSDQLNAASIEDVICHSEKLTAQEHLGIYQRSYIARLRNCMSQQFSALEYALGEDLFCAFADDYLASKPSQNYNLAYLGAHFADYLEKNRPDAHENIKEDWIDFMIELARYEYAIGVIFEMKAEEDYQLATIDSDENKLKLVPICELFKFKFPVRKYYSDFKNEKQPNLPSESESYCVVLRHKFKLAIYDLHKEQFEFLTYLKEQNNIAEAKELFKNQYKENTPSFDEVWYSWKESWITANFFRV